A genomic segment from Microbulbifer elongatus encodes:
- a CDS encoding glutathione peroxidase, with protein sequence MADIFNIPVRTSEGKKMTLGEFEGKVLLVVNTASQCGFTPQYQGLEDLYRRYKDRGLMVLGFPCNQFGHQEPGSDSEIQEFCTLNFGVSFPIYAKVDVNGSDVHPLFSHLKQEAPGIFGTERIKWNFTKFLVGRDGAVVKRYAPKDKPEALAADIEALL encoded by the coding sequence ATGGCGGATATCTTCAACATCCCGGTGCGTACCAGCGAAGGCAAAAAAATGACGCTGGGGGAGTTCGAGGGGAAGGTATTGCTGGTAGTGAACACGGCGAGTCAGTGCGGCTTCACTCCACAGTATCAGGGGCTGGAAGATCTGTACCGCAGATACAAAGATCGAGGACTGATGGTGCTCGGATTTCCCTGCAACCAGTTTGGTCACCAGGAGCCCGGCAGTGATAGCGAGATTCAGGAGTTCTGTACGCTCAACTTTGGAGTGAGTTTTCCGATCTACGCGAAGGTGGACGTCAACGGGAGCGATGTGCACCCGCTATTTTCGCACCTTAAACAAGAGGCTCCGGGGATATTTGGCACTGAGCGAATCAAATGGAACTTTACCAAGTTTCTGGTAGGGAGAGACGGGGCTGTGGTGAAACGTTACGCACCCAAGGATAAGCCGGAGGCGCTGGCGGCTGATATCGAGGCACTGTTGTAA